A genomic stretch from Sphingobacterium sp. ML3W includes:
- a CDS encoding response regulator transcription factor, with product MTEILLVDDHNLVRNGIRLILDSCNDLFVVDEVGSGEEALDYLEKNKTPDLVLTDINMKEIDGVALIHIAKTRFPDIRASVLSMIEDSGVVVDAFNAGADGYLTKSTDYTELLFGVNQVVQGKKYLASSIAMDIINKYSTLIPLTYDKSDLLKRYEINERELSVLELISQGHTNAQIADQIFLSKRTIEGIRQHLIDKTRAKNTADLVRFAFQNKLLE from the coding sequence ATGACTGAAATTCTATTAGTTGACGACCACAATTTAGTTCGTAATGGTATACGACTGATATTAGATTCTTGTAATGACCTTTTTGTCGTGGATGAAGTGGGCAGTGGGGAAGAAGCTTTGGATTATCTTGAGAAAAATAAAACACCCGATCTGGTACTCACTGACATCAATATGAAAGAAATTGATGGAGTTGCTTTGATACATATTGCGAAAACTAGGTTTCCAGATATAAGGGCTTCGGTACTGTCGATGATTGAAGATAGCGGCGTGGTTGTGGATGCATTCAATGCCGGAGCAGATGGCTATCTGACTAAGAGTACAGATTATACTGAGCTATTGTTTGGCGTTAATCAAGTTGTTCAAGGCAAAAAGTATTTGGCAAGCTCTATTGCTATGGATATCATCAATAAATATAGTACTTTAATCCCCCTGACTTACGATAAATCAGATTTACTTAAGCGCTATGAGATAAATGAAAGAGAGCTGTCCGTTTTAGAATTAATATCGCAAGGTCATACCAATGCTCAGATTGCAGATCAGATCTTTTTAAGCAAGCGTACAATTGAAGGGATTAGGCAGCATTTGATTGATAAAACTCGGGCTAAAAATACAGCTGATCTTGTGCGTTTTGCGTTTCAAAACAAACTTTTAGAATAA
- a CDS encoding GTP-binding protein, producing MKKKLPVTVLSGFLGAGKTSLLNHILHHKGGKKVAVIVNDMSEVNIDAQSVERENVLSRTEEKLVEMSNGCICCTLREDLMVEVERLAKEDRFDYLLIESTGISEPIPVAQTFSYVDSNNDIDLSSFSFIDTMVTVVDCFNFSKDFGSSETLLDRELADDDRDNRTIVNLLTDQIEFANVIVLNKADLVSEETIGTLEAAIGKLNPGAKLIRTQFGQVDPKEIMGTGMFDFEEASSSAGWLKELTEEHVPETEEYGISSFVFRSQRPFHPQRLHSYLNEHYPHNIIRAKGLFWLASRPDTAISFSQAGGSVRLETAGSWWSSMPEEVRYQHPIYPEIKADLLKRWHPEWEDRKNELVFIGQHLEKEKYIKELESCLLTDEEADDWRFTWWKDEFPKNI from the coding sequence ATGAAAAAAAAACTACCAGTCACAGTTCTAAGTGGCTTTTTGGGGGCAGGTAAAACATCCTTGCTGAATCATATACTTCATCACAAGGGAGGCAAGAAAGTTGCTGTAATTGTAAATGATATGAGTGAAGTGAACATTGATGCACAATCCGTGGAGCGCGAGAATGTGCTATCCCGCACAGAAGAGAAGCTTGTTGAAATGAGTAATGGATGTATATGTTGTACATTAAGGGAAGATCTCATGGTTGAGGTTGAACGTTTGGCCAAAGAAGACCGTTTTGATTACCTTCTGATTGAAAGTACAGGTATCTCAGAGCCAATTCCTGTTGCACAGACATTCAGTTATGTTGATTCTAACAATGATATTGACCTTTCGTCATTCAGCTTTATTGATACAATGGTTACTGTAGTGGATTGTTTCAACTTCTCCAAGGATTTTGGTAGTTCAGAAACTTTGTTAGATAGGGAGCTCGCCGACGATGATAGGGATAACAGGACAATTGTAAATTTATTGACCGATCAGATAGAGTTTGCTAATGTCATTGTTTTAAACAAAGCAGACCTTGTGTCGGAGGAGACCATAGGAACCTTGGAAGCAGCAATTGGTAAACTTAATCCAGGCGCGAAGCTGATTCGTACCCAATTTGGCCAAGTTGATCCAAAGGAGATCATGGGAACAGGAATGTTCGACTTTGAAGAAGCTTCTTCGTCTGCGGGTTGGTTAAAAGAACTAACGGAGGAGCATGTTCCCGAAACTGAAGAATATGGGATTTCATCTTTTGTTTTTCGCTCCCAGCGACCTTTCCATCCGCAACGATTACACAGTTATTTAAATGAACATTATCCTCATAATATTATACGTGCTAAAGGATTATTTTGGTTAGCGTCGAGGCCGGATACTGCAATTAGTTTTAGTCAAGCTGGCGGGAGCGTCCGATTGGAGACTGCCGGTTCGTGGTGGAGTAGCATGCCAGAAGAGGTGCGGTACCAACATCCAATTTACCCCGAAATAAAAGCTGATCTATTAAAACGCTGGCATCCTGAATGGGAGGATCGTAAAAACGAGTTGGTGTTTATAGGGCAACATTTGGAGAAAGAGAAATATATTAAAGAGTTGGAATCTTGTTTATTGACCGACGAGGAGGCGGACGATTGGCGTTTCACTTGGTGGAAAGATGAATTTCCCAAAAATATTTAG
- a CDS encoding helix-turn-helix transcriptional regulator has protein sequence MTSKTISVKDKLEPQKLLMVAAFDNSKAVTKPHRHNGYLELVFLSNTSGKQIIDGRESPIKTPCLLIIRKESVHYWELVVPIEGYVLLVKKSFVEQSLDLEITRLVDEISQFDILYLKENGVIPTLLQLLSQEENKICQEGLFKSLLAKTLEDIGKMDQSTSVSNDLYVKFIELLNADSKIINSVAYYASLLHTSPQNLSAACKRNTHNTASQILATYIIKEAKRLIFYTNNSIAEIAFVLGFSDKSNFSKYFKRYTDFTPSEFKRQHD, from the coding sequence ATGACCAGCAAAACCATCAGCGTAAAAGATAAACTCGAGCCCCAGAAATTATTAATGGTTGCTGCATTTGACAATTCAAAAGCTGTAACCAAACCACATAGGCACAATGGATACCTTGAACTGGTGTTTTTATCAAACACATCTGGAAAGCAGATAATTGACGGCAGGGAAAGTCCGATTAAAACACCATGCTTACTGATCATTAGAAAGGAATCTGTACATTACTGGGAATTGGTGGTTCCAATCGAGGGCTATGTACTCTTGGTAAAAAAATCATTTGTAGAACAGAGCTTAGATCTTGAAATCACAAGGTTGGTCGATGAGATCAGTCAATTTGACATCCTTTACCTAAAAGAAAATGGAGTCATTCCGACTCTCCTACAATTGCTATCACAGGAAGAAAACAAAATATGTCAGGAGGGATTGTTTAAATCACTCTTAGCTAAAACTCTCGAAGATATTGGCAAGATGGATCAATCCACATCGGTCTCCAACGACCTGTATGTCAAATTTATCGAACTGTTAAATGCAGATTCAAAAATCATAAACAGTGTTGCATACTATGCGTCCCTACTGCATACAAGTCCCCAAAATCTGAGTGCAGCCTGCAAAAGAAATACCCATAATACGGCCTCTCAGATATTGGCAACCTATATTATCAAAGAGGCGAAAAGACTAATTTTCTATACCAACAACTCGATCGCCGAAATTGCTTTCGTATTGGGTTTCTCAGATAAATCAAACTTCTCAAAATACTTTAAACGATACACGGACTTTACCCCTTCCGAATTCAAGAGACAACATGACTAA
- a CDS encoding TonB-dependent receptor, whose protein sequence is MTVQAQKGILSGTIKDSLAQSPISFASIAVLNMHGHVVDGTVTDSLGGFHFFNLKKGQYAIVVKFIGYRQKKIVVDFDGRSQTNLTEIALVSTDQRLTEVKITGELAAQKHSADMQRYQASQYRNAVGGTALDIVKNLPSAAVDGNGNISMRGNTGIIVLINGKPSYLDPVTILSQIAANDVTDVEYITSPSAQFDPDGKGGIINIMTKKAASDGFAWIFNLQGGLPSIDDYGNKRGQKRFGGDISFQFKKNKLEWSGSANYMRNDNAGFREGDVYTIIGDRQTFFPSRGERSFDKYNFGIRLNGAYALSQKQQFNLGILASRKFQDRLADIDYTNRTIRPSTGEELSRINYFNSNLQNKQGEFYLIDFNYQYKFSDTHLLQAGAIYEYANMYGATKNANIDHRADTVQWTNNNYTNPLRGLRVSVQHQWKLPHGELLSGYQLRNDRQKGNFEYFATEKPGEAIKLIPEFTGKLNANNTVHAIFSQYDHKLEGTQLSLGLRYEYYQREVLLVNTGVEYPYSIHQLYPTFNLMHTLSEDWSWKFAAARRVQRNNNFELNPIPEREHSETLEQGDPNLLPEFTTNVETGIVKKLKTGSIFLNIYYQHTKNPIQRVNSVYADTILNRVFTNADYATRWGTELGGEGKLLPWLRVNGGLNLYRYKISGQVLTYQETNSNSDWVYSLNAGIQADLTKNWSTGLQVNYLSGRPTVQGKDSRFVTPHFNLSKTFLKGSIKAQCQWQFIELGKWGVNEQRITTSSHDFFTTTNYIYEKNILMLNLSFNFHKLNQLSKLPKSEFGEKEF, encoded by the coding sequence GCGGCTTCCATTTTTTCAACCTGAAAAAAGGACAATATGCTATTGTGGTTAAATTTATTGGCTATCGTCAAAAAAAAATAGTTGTGGATTTTGATGGTAGAAGCCAGACCAATCTAACTGAAATTGCACTTGTCAGTACGGATCAGCGGTTGACCGAAGTAAAGATTACCGGAGAGCTTGCCGCGCAGAAGCACTCAGCTGATATGCAGCGATATCAAGCAAGCCAGTATAGAAATGCAGTCGGTGGTACAGCCTTGGATATTGTAAAAAATCTACCATCAGCTGCTGTGGATGGAAATGGCAATATAAGTATGCGCGGGAATACGGGCATTATTGTACTTATCAATGGTAAACCTTCCTATTTAGATCCTGTGACAATTTTAAGCCAGATCGCAGCTAATGATGTGACCGATGTAGAGTATATTACCAGTCCTTCTGCTCAATTTGATCCTGATGGTAAAGGAGGTATTATCAATATTATGACAAAAAAAGCTGCGTCGGATGGATTTGCTTGGATATTTAATCTTCAGGGAGGATTGCCCAGTATAGATGATTATGGGAACAAGAGGGGACAAAAGCGATTTGGAGGAGATATCTCATTCCAGTTCAAAAAAAATAAGCTCGAATGGAGTGGTTCGGCCAATTATATGCGCAATGACAATGCGGGGTTTCGGGAAGGTGATGTATATACGATTATCGGAGATCGGCAGACGTTCTTTCCATCTAGAGGTGAACGGAGTTTCGATAAGTACAATTTTGGGATTAGACTGAATGGTGCCTATGCGCTATCACAAAAACAGCAATTTAATCTAGGTATTCTGGCGTCCCGGAAATTTCAGGACCGACTGGCTGATATCGATTATACAAATCGAACAATTCGTCCATCAACGGGCGAAGAACTTTCAAGAATAAATTATTTCAACTCCAATCTGCAGAATAAGCAGGGAGAATTTTATCTTATTGATTTCAATTATCAGTACAAGTTTAGTGATACCCATTTATTGCAGGCAGGTGCAATTTATGAATATGCCAATATGTATGGGGCGACCAAGAATGCGAATATTGACCATAGGGCTGATACTGTCCAATGGACAAATAACAATTATACCAATCCTTTACGTGGCCTACGGGTTTCGGTCCAACATCAATGGAAATTGCCGCATGGAGAGCTATTGAGTGGTTACCAACTAAGAAATGATCGGCAGAAAGGTAACTTTGAATATTTCGCCACTGAAAAGCCAGGTGAGGCAATTAAACTTATTCCCGAATTTACAGGAAAGTTAAATGCAAATAATACAGTACATGCTATTTTTAGCCAATATGATCATAAACTTGAAGGGACACAGTTGTCACTTGGGCTTCGTTATGAATATTATCAACGTGAGGTACTTTTAGTCAATACTGGCGTGGAATATCCGTATTCAATCCACCAATTGTATCCTACATTTAATTTGATGCATACCCTCAGCGAGGATTGGTCCTGGAAGTTTGCTGCTGCCCGCCGCGTTCAACGAAATAACAATTTTGAGCTAAATCCCATACCCGAACGCGAGCACTCGGAGACATTGGAACAAGGAGATCCCAACTTGCTTCCAGAATTTACCACGAATGTCGAGACGGGTATTGTGAAGAAATTAAAAACAGGAAGTATATTCTTAAACATTTACTACCAACACACGAAAAATCCGATCCAACGGGTCAATTCTGTGTATGCAGATACAATACTCAATCGGGTGTTTACCAATGCAGATTATGCCACCCGCTGGGGGACAGAACTGGGAGGGGAGGGAAAGCTTCTTCCTTGGTTAAGAGTCAACGGTGGACTTAACCTGTATCGTTATAAGATCTCTGGGCAGGTGCTGACTTATCAAGAGACAAATAGTAATAGTGACTGGGTTTATTCCCTGAATGCCGGAATTCAGGCAGATCTGACCAAGAATTGGAGTACAGGTTTGCAGGTAAATTATCTTTCCGGAAGACCTACCGTACAGGGAAAGGATTCTAGGTTTGTCACCCCCCACTTCAATCTGAGCAAGACCTTTTTGAAAGGATCAATCAAAGCACAGTGTCAATGGCAGTTCATTGAACTTGGCAAATGGGGTGTCAATGAGCAGCGTATTACGACATCCTCACATGACTTCTTTACTACCACTAATTATATTTATGAAAAAAATATATTGATGCTTAACCTCAGCTTTAATTTTCATAAGCTGAATCAGCTTTCGAAATTACCCAAGAGTGAGTTTGGTGAGAAGGAATTTTAG